Proteins co-encoded in one Amblyraja radiata isolate CabotCenter1 chromosome 24, sAmbRad1.1.pri, whole genome shotgun sequence genomic window:
- the LOC116986882 gene encoding ETS domain-containing transcription factor ERF-like: protein MKIGGVKEEDEEEDGGGIGYPDWAYKPDSSPGSRQVQLWHFILDLLRREEFREVIAWQGDFGEFVIKDPDEVARLWGARKCKPQMNYDKLSRALRYYYNKRILNKTKGKRFTYKFNFSTLVMVSHPLLGLRDSGAMAPHSAPPIPSAYPLLRSLGPLSPGPLRPARGSVSDSSVGTPGPLEPEEPARVLAYPFLSPLPLLCPQSASPFSTLSHQRLGAASPPGGPLHFTFSPEETFLYLRSGVRAYPPSLHRLPSSLGHLPARPPPPPEEPTTSFRLQPPPLGRRVRGTERPVAVVQGVPPAPSEQPRKVGSPCLPAKLRFKMQRIEGKSPGSDPSLGRWAPPTLPDGVGAVVRGTE from the exons ATGAAAATTGGTGGCGTGAAGGAGGAGGACGAggaggaggatggaggag GCATCGGCTATCCAGACTGGGCCTACAAGCCTGACTCCAGCCCCGGGAGCCGTCAAGTCCAGCTCTGGCACTTCATCCTGGACCTACTGCGCAGGGAGGAGTTCCGGGAGGTGATCGCATGGCAGGGAGACTTCGGGGAGTTTGTCATCAAGGACCCCGACGAGGTGGCTCGCCTGTGGGGAGCGAGGAAGTGCAAGCCTCAGATGAACTACGATAAGCTCAGCAGGGCCCTCAG GTATTACTACAACAAGCGGATCCTTAATAAGACCAAAGGCAAGAGATTCACCTACAAGTTCAACTTCAGTACCCTGGTGATGGTCAGCCACCCCCTCCTGGGTCTTCGGGACAGTG GTGCTATGGCGCCACACAGCGCTCCCCCAATTCCCTCGGCCTACCCTCTGCTTCGATCCCTTGGTCCGCTGTCTCCCGGACCCCTCCGTCCGGCCCGGGGCTCCGTGTCTGACAGCAGTGTGGGGACGCCGGGCCCTCTGGAGCCCGAGGAACCGGCCAGAGTGCTGGCCTACCCCTTCCTCTCGCCACTGCCCCTGCTGTGTCCCCAGTCCGCCAGCCCCTTCTCCACCCTGTCTCACCAAAGGCTGGGGGCAGCCTCACCCCCGGGCGGGCCACTCCACTTCACCTTCAGCCCCGAGGAGACGTTCCTCTACCTCCGATCCGGGGTCCGGGCCTACCCCCCAAGCCTCCACCGCCTGCCCAGCTCTCTGGGACATCTCCCTGCCAGGCCTCCCCCTCCACCGGAGGAGCCGACGACCAGCTTCCGGCTGCAGCCCCCGCCGCTCGGCCGCAGGGTCCGGGGGACGGAGAGGCCCGTGGCTGTGGTCCAGGGAGTGCCGCCGGCCCCGAGCGAGCAGCCGAGGAAGGTGGGCTCTCCTTGCCTGCCCGCCAAGCTGCGCTTCAAGATGCAGCGGATAGAGGGGAAGAGTCCCGGCAGCGACCCCAGCCTTGGCCGCTGGGCTCCCCCCACCCTGCCTGACGGTGTTGGGGCAGTCGTGAGGGGCACAGAATGA